A single region of the Sorex araneus isolate mSorAra2 chromosome 7, mSorAra2.pri, whole genome shotgun sequence genome encodes:
- the LOC129406568 gene encoding ral guanine nucleotide dissociation stimulator-like, with protein MSGSWPEGSAEWLCCVPVQPMLGCILVHFSGSGLQVHLRKELLLTALIRAQDIAPAPAVVPEPPEELGLPPRDAPEPEPLEASAAAAAQWAELEDAGPGDTHDASSWAAASRASEAADGPEPSCPGSRPLEEPGNEQVSVSTFPARLVAEQLTLMDKELFLELVPNHCRGDLSSIRNKPGYEHVCPTVRAIESQYYTVAACVLTTCLSELSPPARARMLEYWILVAQECQRLRNWASTYAIICALQSPAIRRLCQTWGHVSWWSRRKLKALRRQARKHRRCKPLQVVCGLEDCMEEAGREGRVLFRFL; from the exons atgtcggggtcctggcctgagggctctgctgagtggctgtgctgtgtccccgtGCAACCGATGCTAGGCTGCATTCTGGTGCATTTTtctggctctggcctccaagtTCATCTGAGGAAGGAACTTCTCCTGACCGCACTGATCAGGGCTCAgg acattgctccagccccagcagttgtcccagaaccacctgaggagctgggcctgcctccgCGGGATGCCCCAGAGCCGGAGCCTCTCGAAGCCTCAGCTGCGGCCGCAGCACAATGGGCAGAGCTGGAGGACGCCGGGCCTGGAGACACGCATGATGCCAGCTCGTGGGCAGCTGCCAGCCGGGCCAGCGAGGCAGCTGACGGCCCTGAGCCTTCCTGCCCCGGCAGCAGGCCCTTGGAGGAGCCGGGGAACGAGCAGGTCTCCGTCAGCAcgttccctgcccggctggtggccgagcagctgacactcatggacaag GAGCTGTTCCTGGAGCTGGTGCCAAACCACTGTCGGGGGGACCTCTCATCTATCAGGAACAAGCCGGGCTACGAGCATGTGTGCCCCACTGTGCGGGCCATCGAGAGCCAGTACTACACTGTGGCCGCCTGTGTCCTTACCACCTGCCTCTCGGAACTGAGCCCGCCCGCGCGGGCACGGATGCTGGAGtactggatcctggtggcccAG gagtgccagcgcctccgcaactgggcgtccacctatgccatcatctgtgccctgcagagccccgccATCCGCCGACTCTGCCAGACCTGGGGCCACGTGTCCTG GTGGAGCCGGAGGAAGCTGAAGGCCCTGCGCAGACAGGCCCGGAAACATAGACGCTGCAAGCCCCTGCAGGTAGTCTGCGGGTTGGAGGACTgcatggaggaggcagggagggaggggcgggttcTCTTCCGGTTTCTGTGa